The genomic DNA CAGAGGGGGGtcctggtgggggagaggggtcctGGGGGGAGACCCAGTGAGGCCTCTGGCCCAGGAGTCCTCTCCTAAAGAGCTAAGATGCCCAGGAGAAGGAAACCACAGCAGAAAACTTCCCCAACTTGCAGCTCAGTGGACTGACCTGGAACAGAAAGGTACATCATCTCACTTCTTACTCCATCCCCAATATTGTCAGCATCTCAATTCTGACTTTACCATTGCCTTTTTGCCACAGGGAGGAACCCAGCTGAAAAAACACTGGCTGGggagcaaggcagagccccccccccccacacacacacccctgctgACATCCCTGCTCACTGGTGAGACCCACTGTCAGGACTGCACGTCTCCCTTTCTGCAGCacactctgcattgtcagcaagCCACACCTTTATTTTTTAGCAAGCCACACCTTTAAATGCACCCCGTTAATGTAGCCTGGTCACAGCACAGCTCTGTTCCCCAGCCATTCTGAGGGGCCTACCCCGCTGTCAGGGTTTTAACCCCTTGGAGACACAATTCATCACCCAAGAGGAAAGAAGTCAGCCTGTGGTTTtacatcaagtgggatttatcttgTTTTGGAGCCCAAAGCAAAGACTATTAAACAACCATTCTGTGCTGAAAGGGATGTCTGACTGCCCTTCCCTGAAGGATCAAGCCCTGGGCAGACTTACACACATCAGTGCATCCAATAGAGGCCCATACAGAAGCAACACCTGTCCTTTACAACATCAAAATTCCAATTCAAGATAGGCAAGGTGCATTTCACAAGCTTCAATGTCCTTCCTTGGCGGGAAGGACCTCTGTGCCAACACCGACTTCAAGAGCATCCAGACCTGTACCTCTAGAGGCCCAAGGCTGCCAGAACACAATGCTGACCAGCAAAGTTTTGTTTGGCTTTCAAAAAAAGAGCAGCTTCCTTTGGAGGTGCATCCCCCAGAGGGAACAAGGATCCAAGGTTTGGAATCAGACACAGGTCACAGGACACACTGGGAAGTTGGACAGAACAGGACACAGCTAAAAGACGGGCCACAATGTAAAGCACCTCTAGCAGGTGTTAATGACCAATAGCTGAGTGAGAGTGCATCCACTCCAGAGCCCAGTCCTAacttgctcctcccccactggagGGCAGTATGGCCACACTTCATAACCCAGGCGGTCTCCTGGGACCCTTTACCACATATGCTTTTGAAAAGCCTGCTGGTGCACTGAAAAGCCTTTCTCCCACTTAAGATAATGTTTAGAGACCATTTGTTTTATAAGACAAACCCCTAAATGGCACTAACCCATTTGCATTCTTGAAAACGTCCCTTTATTTAAAGCTACTGCAGATGTCCAAAATTGCACCCAGATGGAGACACCGTTGAGTGAGCGGGTAAGACAGTTCTCTCCAACGATGGCAGTGAGCTGTCCAACAAGGGCTGTGGGGCCGAGTCCCACCAACACAGTGCACCAGACTGGACATATGTGCTATGGGACTGGCCTTTCCCTCCACCAGGGCAGAGGGCCAACCAAACGCGGCCTCAACCAAAGCCTGGAAACACACTTGGCCGTCTTGCACCAAAGGCCAGGGTACTCTGGCGGTCTTCCTTTCCCTACCTCAgaggcaaaacaacaacaaaaaagcctaTTCCTTGCCACAGGGCAGAAGCACAtgagtctccccccccccccacccagcacacCTGCCCCACCTCAGCTGCATCATGGCCCCAGGGACCAACAGCTGCGCTGAGCCCACAGCAGAGCCAGAGGCGATGAGTGAGACCCGCAGCACTGCTCCAACATCCTGGAGCCAGCAGGAACCCACACTGCTCCCAGGACAGGGCCGGCGCACACATGGTCCTGCCTCCGTGCAGGTTTCAAATGTGTTGTTTATTCACTATTTTTGATGACTATAAATAAGTGTTTCCACTATGGAAAAGAAAGTTAGCACAGTACATTTTCATGACTGGGGAATGGATTTTCTGAAGTCATCTTCAATAGggcaaaaacttagaaaaaaaccaCCTGAATGTTGGAATTCAGTTCTTTATATAAAGTcccttgtaaaaacaaaacagaataaaaacaaactgaaaagaagGGGCagggcaaaattttaaaaaagaaaaaagaggaaaagaatggaaggaagagaaaacaagggAAGGCGGCTTATTGCTCCTCTTCCTCTCTATCCTTGGTCTCGGCGTCTTCCGACTCCTTGTTCTCCTCCTTCACCGAGAGAGCTTCTAGCTTCTCGGCCACCTTCTCAGCATTGTCGTTTTTGCCCGACCCTGCTAAGACATAGGGGGACACAGTAAGAAAACCGAGAAGCACCACTCTTCCCAGCCCACCCACCTCCTGTGACCCTGGGCGAAGGCCACAGGGCAGGCCACTTCACCATATGCCAGCCAAGGCAGCCTCCAGGGTCACCCAAATTAAGAGCTCACACCTAGGACCATGATCAGGCAGCTCAGTCATATCGGGCCCCAAGTAAGCAAGTGACTGTGAGGACCTCTTGAAGCCCCTTTGGCCTCTGGTGGGCTCTAGCCAGACGTCATTTTACTTGACGGCTAGCCTGGGTGCTGTGAGGCCAGGCCAGTGAGCACATGCTTGGGGCCTCTATGGCTACCTCACTCCCCAGAAGCACCGTGTCCCCAGACAACTGCATCACCCATGACAGGTCAAGGTGGTCACAGCACCCTGGGATGTTACTCTGGCAGACGGAAAAAGCACCCGCCTGGGGCTGCAGCCAGGTGCAGAGTGAGTCTGCGAGgcagtccccacccccaactccacgtcacctttcttttctctctcttcgaTCTCTTTCCTGCATTCttcaaactttgttttaaatttctgtgcatctgcagaaagaagagaagagacctCCTAAGAGCCCTAAAAGGTCTGAAGAGCCAAGATTCACAAAGGGCTCGTCCCATGGGTGACTTAAGGACACAGCCCTGGGCTCATTCTTGCCTGGACCAAGCAGTGACTGTTTCTCAAGTCCCTCCAGGGACTGGTAGCTAGGTTGGCCCATCTCCCTCCACCTGACTCTGTGACAATTTGGGCAGAATGGTACACAGCACTGGTGGCCATGTAAAACCACGGGGTCAGGAGCCTCCTGGCCAGACACTCTGCTCTCCACTCATGTCAGAGTAGCTACTAGATGAGGCCCACTGGGCACTTCTGACAATCAGGGCTGGAAAAGACATCCAAGCTGGGGAGAGGTCACCATGGGCCTGGGATCCCAGCACCTGCTGGCAGTCAGGTGGCTGCGAGGGGACATGCCTGCCCTGGGTAGACTGGATGCCCAGCTCCCTTTGAGGTTAAAAGGGAAAAGGCACTGCTCTCATCAGAGCCCACATGAAGCCTCGAGGGTACACAGGTCGACTGCAGCACTCACATTCCTGCCCCTGAGAGAGCACCAGACAGCAGAATGAGACTGGTCCCTCCCACAAGCTTCTCACAGGCACTATCAGTTCTTCCTGAAAAGCAGTACCCAAGGGCCTGGTGGCTCTTCTGCTTACTTTCAGCATTTAGGAAGCGGATGGCCAGCAGCTCTGGCTTGGGGCACTCATCGGCAAAGTCGGCGTGGGTGTTCCAGACCCAGGCACGGTCGCTGCCTGCGTTCGGCTTCAGCTCCATCATTGGCGTGACTGGGGAAGAAGAGCCATGTGAGGATCCTGACAACTGCTACGAGACCACCCTGGGCAACAGGAGGTCCCGCCTTGGGGTCCACCAACCAGGCCTAGACAAACTCCTGTGGGATACAGGATCTTACTCAAACCTCTTTGAAAATGTCTCATGTTCACTTAAAACCAGGactgtcctggggtgcctgggtggctcagtcagttaagcggcccagtttggctcaggtcattgatctcacagctcgaaggcttgtgagttcgagtcccacatcgggctctgtgctgacagctcagaggctggagcctgcttctgattctgtgtatccctctctctctgcccctcccctgctcatgcgctatctctttctctctctcaaaaataaacaaacattgaaaaaaaaaaaaacaaaaaaaaccccacaggacTGTCCTAAATCTGGGAACAGGGTGACCTGCTCCCTGACGAGGAGAACACCTCCAATCCCACTGGAACAAGGGCTCCAACGCCAACAGAGCCACTCATGCCCAGCCCTTCCTGTGGAGCACCCATCATGTAGCTATGTCCTTGCTCAACCACACCATCAGGTAGCTGGCCCATTGGGAAGTGGGGGACAGAAGCCATAAGTGGGGTAATGATCCAGGAGGACATGGAGTCAGCTTTGCACTTGCCAGGGTCCCTAGGAGACAAGGCCACCACAAGTAGACACCATGGGCCCTGGTGACATGCACATACACCATGGAATAAGTAGAAATCTGGAATAAGCAGATACACCCATGtcctcaggctctgcacagacccAAAAGGAGAAACTGACTGCGCAAAGAACAAGAGCACACTTGTGCACCCCTGTGCCCCTGGCAGAGGTCTCCAGGGACCTGAGCATATATTGACCGCCTGAACCAGGAACAGTCACACCATCCCCATGCAGACACCTGGTAAGCCCTTGACCTCTACAGAGCACAGAGATGCCATGGCCTCCTGCTGCCACCACCCACCTGGCACATTAAGGGTCTATGGTATGTAGGGGTCCCAAAACACACCTGCAACTCAGAAACAACCCAGTGATCTGACAAGGCTCCTGAAGAAACATAGGGTGTCAGGAAGTCCCCTGGGGAGCGATTCAAATTGGAGTGGAGGCCAGGGGCCAGAGCAGacaggtgggggaagagggagagacacaagaGGACTACCAGAATGGCCCCTAAGGAAGGCAAGAAagcccctccctgccacctcTCAGGAGGATTTCTGCAAACCCGCCCATCCTTCCACATCACCCTCAAGAGCTGCTCTGCTCAGGTTCCTGCCAGGTCACCCCAGGTGTCCAGAAGAGGGGCCCTCCCTTGCCAGACATGCATTCTACCCAGTAACACACACACGGCACCAGATCAGGAATGGAGCCCAAGACACATCTACTTCCAAACACACATAGCACTGCAGAACAACCTAGCAGCCAAAAGACTGATATGGCAGGGACTTACTGTCACCCCTTCACAGGCCAGGCCTGGTGTGGCTTTCCCCAgaccctcccatcccccaaccatGTTGAGCCCAGGGTTAATGCATCACACGTGTTCAAGGGCCTCAACCTGTCACCACCCACTATCTGTTTGGTCTCACAGACACCTAAAGATGAGGCAGCCaccttctctctgcaccccttcCCCTCTGTGTTCTCACCAGGGAACACCCAGCAGGGACAGAACACACCAAAGAGTGGGAAGGCTGCCTACTGGGCACATCAAAATACAAATGGGAGCACACATCCTCACAGCACTGCCCAATCCTTGGGCAGGTGCTCCACGGACCTAAGCCCACACTGGGGCTCTGCTTCCACCCCATCATGTCCTGTCTGCTTGGGCTCCACATCTTGTGTGCTATAAGCTTCTCTGCAGGTCTGCTCTGAGTTCAGAGCATGCTGGAAAACTTCATTTCCTACTTTAAGTTCAAAACACACTGCAAATATGCACTCTATGTCATAATGCACTCCCAGATTCCTAGCCCAGCACTGAAAGCAACCTGCCCAAAGATCTGAAGGTATCCTCATGTGCAGCGCTGGAACTTAGAGTGAAAACACACTCCCAAGAGGCCACCTACTGTAGTGGTTGGCGCATATCTTCAGGGTCTTGTCCCTCCTCATGAGGAGGCGGATGGTCCCTTTCTCCTTATGCTTCAGAAGCTTGACATCACCTGTGCCTCGTTCCTTCCATTCTGGGAGATCGTTCTCTGAAGCAAATCGGAATAGCTTTGCCCGCCTTCAAGAAAAGCCATTACAAGAGAGCTTAAATGTGTGTGAAGACAGAATAAACAGTCAAACGTTTGCTGGCAAACAACACTTATTTCCTATACCTGGAGTCTCTACGGACGCCCCTCCCTTTCTTTGTACTTCTAGGACGATTAAGtcaaaaaattaccaaaaaagcaaaacaacattCCTAGTATTTACTTGGAATaatgaagtgaaaaagaaaagggatttcTACAACCACAGAACTTTCCAATTTTAGCATATGTGCTGCCGAATCGAGTACAACAACCACAGAACTTTCCAACAGAAAGACACAACTTCTCAACAAAGACACCTCCTGAATATGCTGGGCTTGCCTGTGATCGTAGTGCAGGGGAGCCCCTGGTGTCCCATAGGGCTGCAGAGGGTAGCAAGGAAGCAGATGGAGGTTGAGGACCCCTGCCCTCCACAGGGCCAGCCCTTCCCTCTGCTGTGAGATGCACCCTGTGCTTCCCAGGCCCCCCAACCCAGAGAGACCTCTGCAGACCTCTCTGTTCAGGCCACGAGGCTCTGGCCCAACGTCTTGCCTTTTTGCTCTGAGTAGCACCTCACACTGGGCCCAGCCAAGGCTCCCACCCAGATGGGCTCCCATGGTGAGCCCAGCAGTCCTGCCTTTAGGACTTCAGGCTGATGTCCTCCATTTCCTTACCCACAGGACCCCAGCCTTGCTGGTCCATTTCCTGCACcacactctgctctctctcccaaactcAATTCCGTTACGGGAGACAGTGCCCTCACAAGGATGCCCGCAGAGCTTTCACCTGGAGCCCAAGGGCCC from Prionailurus viverrinus isolate Anna chromosome D3, UM_Priviv_1.0, whole genome shotgun sequence includes the following:
- the RANBP1 gene encoding ran-specific GTPase-activating protein isoform X2, coding for MAAAKDTHEDHDTSTENADESNHDPQFEPIVSLPEQEIKTLEEDEEELFKMRAKLFRFASENDLPEWKERGTGDVKLLKHKEKGTIRLLMRRDKTLKICANHYITPMMELKPNAGSDRAWVWNTHADFADECPKPELLAIRFLNAENAQKFKTKFEECRKEIEEREKKGSGKNDNAEKVAEKLEALSVKEENKESEDAETKDREEEEQ
- the RANBP1 gene encoding ran-specific GTPase-activating protein isoform X1 → MAAAKDTHEDHDTSTENADESNHDPQFEPIVSLPEQEIKTLEEDEEELFKMRAKLFRFASENDLPEWKERGTGDVKLLKHKEKGTIRLLMRRDKTLKICANHYITPMMELKPNAGSDRAWVWNTHADFADECPKPELLAIRFLNAENAQKFKTKFEECRKEIEEREKKAGSGKNDNAEKVAEKLEALSVKEENKESEDAETKDREEEEQ